The proteins below come from a single Desulfobulbaceae bacterium genomic window:
- a CDS encoding AAA family ATPase — protein sequence MGSGRQAVTQHYGGVLRVLAAGAVIVSDLQLTDDDNSRNQTLYVFFGLIASGKSTLAEAWAQSLGINSYNSDRVRKELAGLAVSTQQRESFNAGIYTAEFSRKTYDALLAHAEADLRVRRSVVLDGSYQSKGERLRVQEIARTHEATVIFIECCCPESLLQERMAQRALDPRAVSDGRWEIYLKQKDRFERPDELASGELITIDTDAPVDTLIARLAMLVQNARAEAVTRSALPA from the coding sequence ATTGGGTCAGGCCGTCAGGCCGTAACCCAACACTATGGTGGTGTGCTCAGAGTGTTGGCAGCAGGAGCTGTAATCGTGTCTGATCTTCAATTAACGGACGATGACAATTCAAGAAATCAGACTTTGTATGTGTTTTTTGGGCTGATCGCTTCGGGCAAAAGTACCCTGGCCGAGGCTTGGGCACAGAGTTTGGGGATTAACTCGTATAACTCTGATCGGGTCAGGAAGGAGTTGGCTGGCTTGGCAGTTAGCACGCAGCAAAGGGAATCTTTCAACGCTGGCATCTATACGGCAGAGTTTTCGAGGAAAACGTACGACGCACTGCTGGCTCATGCTGAGGCCGATCTCCGAGTCAGGCGCTCGGTGGTCCTTGATGGTTCGTATCAGAGCAAGGGTGAGCGGCTTCGGGTGCAGGAGATTGCTCGGACTCACGAGGCGACCGTGATATTTATCGAGTGCTGTTGTCCTGAGTCGCTCTTACAAGAGCGCATGGCCCAAAGGGCGCTCGACCCGAGGGCGGTGTCTGATGGCAGATGGGAGATCTATCTTAAACAAAAAGACCGTTTTGAACGACCGGACGAATTGGCGTCCGGAGAGTTGATCACTATTGACACTGACGCCCCGGTTGATACTTTGATTGCCCGGCTGGCAATGTTGGTGCAAAACGCCCGCGCCGAGGCTGTGACTCGGAGCGCACTACCCGCGTAG
- a CDS encoding 4Fe-4S dicluster domain-containing protein, whose product MYNRMYLLRFPKESIDQPIIYNLVKHYDIEFNILKADIFLQQDGLMVLELSGHKKNVQAGISYLKKQGVSVESLATVVNRDEEKCFQCGACTGLCPTGALAVKRPEMSVPFDPEKCTGCGLCVTVCPVRAMSVSLDPQSITRE is encoded by the coding sequence ATGTATAACAGAATGTATTTGTTGAGATTTCCAAAGGAAAGCATTGATCAGCCCATCATCTACAACCTCGTTAAGCACTACGATATTGAATTTAATATCTTGAAGGCGGACATCTTTCTTCAACAGGACGGACTCATGGTGTTGGAACTCTCCGGACATAAAAAGAATGTTCAGGCGGGGATCAGTTATCTCAAGAAACAGGGTGTCTCGGTGGAGAGTCTGGCCACGGTGGTAAACCGCGATGAAGAGAAGTGCTTTCAGTGCGGGGCCTGCACCGGACTTTGTCCTACCGGCGCCTTGGCTGTTAAACGGCCAGAGATGTCCGTCCCTTTCGATCCGGAAAAATGCACCGGTTGCGGACTCTGTGTGACAGTCTGTCCGGTGCGGGCGATGTCTGTCTCCCTCGACCCCCAGTCCATCACTAGGGAGTAG